The following proteins are encoded in a genomic region of Triticum dicoccoides isolate Atlit2015 ecotype Zavitan chromosome 1B, WEW_v2.0, whole genome shotgun sequence:
- the LOC119338491 gene encoding carotene epsilon-monooxygenase, chloroplastic-like isoform X1: MPAAALASAFASPPPPWAPRPPPRHASLRLPPPRSSGSGGGGGDKPTTSWVSPDWLTSLSRSVLGRGNDDSGIPVASAKLDDVQDLLGGALFLPLFKWFREEGPVYRLAAGPRDFVIVSDPAVAKHVLRGYGTRYEKGLVAEVSEFLFGSGFAIAEGALWTVRRRAVVPSLHKRFLSVMVDKVFCKCAERLVEKLETYALSGEPVNMEARFSQMTLDVIGLSLFNYNFDSLTSDSPVIDAVYTALKEAEARSTDLLPYWQIDLLCKIVPRQIKAEKAVNTIRSTVEELIIKCKAIVDAENEQIEGEEYVNEADPSILRFLLASREEVSSLQLRDDLLSMLVAGHETTGSVLTWTIYLLSKDPVALRKAQEEVDRVLQGRLPRYEDVKELKYLMRCINESMRLYPHPPVLIRRALVDDVLPGNYKVKTGQDIMISVYNIHRSPEVWDRADEFIPERFDLEGPIPNESNTDFRFIPFSGGPRKCVGDQFALLEAIVALAIVIQKMDIQLVADQKISMTTGATIHTTNGLYMNVSLRKVEQEADLALRLPRRPLTSFL, encoded by the exons ATGCCCGCCGCGGCATTGGCCTCCGCGTTCGCGTCTCCTCCTCCGCCGTGGGCCCCACGACCGCCTCCTCGCCACGCAAGCCTCCGCCTGCCCCCGCCAaggagcagcggcagcggcggcggaggaggggacAAGCCCACCACCTCGTGGGTCAGCCCCGACTGGCTCACGTCGCTGTCTCGCTCGGTGCTCGGCCGGGGGAACGACGACTCGGGGATCCCCGTCGCCTCCGCCAAGCTCGACGACGTGCAGGACCTCCTCGGGGGCGCGCTCTTCCTCCCGCTCTTCAAGTGGTTCCGCGAGGAAGGGCCCGTCTACCGCCTCGCCGCGGGGCCGCGCGACTTCGTCATCGTCAGCGACCCCGCCGTGGCCAAGCACGTCCTCCGCGGGTACGGCACGCGTTACGAGAAGGGGCTCGTCGCCGAGGTCTCCGAGTTCCTCTTTGGCTCTGGGTTCGCCATCGCCGAGGGAGCGCTCTGGACG GTGAGACGTAGAGCAGTTGTACCATCTCTACACAAAAGATTTCTCTCAGTAATGGTTGATAAAGTGTTCTGTAAATGTGCTGAGAGATTGGTGGAAAAGCTCGAGACTTATGCTTTGAGCGGTGAACCTGTTAATATGGAAGCGAGGTTTTCTCAAATGACGTTAGATGTGATTGGTTTATCCTTGTTCAACTACAACTTTGATTCCCTCACATCAGATAGTCCTGTTATTGATGCTGTTTACACTGCACTCAAAGAAGCAGAGGCTCGTTCTACAGATCTTTTACCATACTGGCAG ATCGATTTGCTGTGCAAGATTGTTCCTAGACAGATAAAAGCAGAAAAAGCAGTTAACACAATAAGGAGTACCGTTGAGGAGCTAATCATAAAATGCAAGGCCATCGTAGATGCTGAAAATGAACAGATTGAGGGTGAAGAATATGTAAATGAGGCAGATCCTAGCATCCTGCGGTTTTTACTTGCTAGCCGTGAAGAG GTCAGCAGTTTGCAGTTACGTGATGATCTATTGTCAATGTTAGTTGCTGGTCATGAAACGACAGGCTCTGTACTGACATGGACTATTTATCTTCTCAGTAAG GATCCAGTAGCACTAAGGAAAGCTCAAGAAGAGGTAGATCGTGTTCTACAAGGTAGACTCCCCAGATATGAAGATGTAAAAGAGCTGAAGTACTTGATGCGCTGTATCAATGAGTCCATGCGGCTATACCCACATCCTCCT GTGCTGATACGGCGTGCACTAGTTGATGATGTGCTTCCTGGAAACTACAAGGTTAAGACTGGTCAAGATATTATGATTTCTGTGTACAATATACACAGATCACCCGAG GTATGGGACAGAGCAGATGAATTCATTCCAGAGAGATTTGATTTGGAGGGTCCCATTCCAAATGAGTCAAACACCGATTTCAG GTTTATCCCTTTCAGTGGAGGCCCTCGAAAATGTGTTGGAGATCAGTTTGCTCTTTTAGAAGCAATTGTGGCACTTGCAATTGTCATACAAAAGATGGACATTCAGCTTGTGGCAGATCAAAAAATCAGCATGACCACTGGGGCCACTATCCATACAACCAAT GGATTGTATATGAATGTAAGTCTGCGTAAAGTTGAGCAAGAAGCTGACTTAGCACTGAG ATTGCCAAGAAGACCTCTCACTAGTTTTCTTTAG
- the LOC119338491 gene encoding carotene epsilon-monooxygenase, chloroplastic-like isoform X2, protein MPAAALASAFASPPPPWAPRPPPRHASLRLPPPRSSGSGGGGGDKPTTSWVSPDWLTSLSRSVLGRGNDDSGIPVASAKLDDVQDLLGGALFLPLFKWFREEGPVYRLAAGPRDFVIVSDPAVAKHVLRGYGTRYEKGLVAEVSEFLFGSGFAIAEGALWTVRRRAVVPSLHKRFLSVMVDKVFCKCAERLVEKLETYALSGEPVNMEARFSQMTLDVIGLSLFNYNFDSLTSDSPVIDAVYTALKEAEARSTDLLPYWQIDLLCKIVPRQIKAEKAVNTIRSTVEELIIKCKAIVDAENEQIEGEEYVNEADPSILRFLLASREEVSSLQLRDDLLSMLVAGHETTGSVLTWTIYLLSKDPVALRKAQEEVDRVLQGRLPRYEDVKELKYLMRCINESMRLYPHPPVLIRRALVDDVLPGNYKVKTGQDIMISVYNIHRSPEVWDRADEFIPERFDLEGPIPNESNTDFRFIPFSGGPRKCVGDQFALLEAIVALAIVIQKMDIQLVADQKISMTTGATIHTTNGLYMNVSLRKVEQEADLALSPSG, encoded by the exons ATGCCCGCCGCGGCATTGGCCTCCGCGTTCGCGTCTCCTCCTCCGCCGTGGGCCCCACGACCGCCTCCTCGCCACGCAAGCCTCCGCCTGCCCCCGCCAaggagcagcggcagcggcggcggaggaggggacAAGCCCACCACCTCGTGGGTCAGCCCCGACTGGCTCACGTCGCTGTCTCGCTCGGTGCTCGGCCGGGGGAACGACGACTCGGGGATCCCCGTCGCCTCCGCCAAGCTCGACGACGTGCAGGACCTCCTCGGGGGCGCGCTCTTCCTCCCGCTCTTCAAGTGGTTCCGCGAGGAAGGGCCCGTCTACCGCCTCGCCGCGGGGCCGCGCGACTTCGTCATCGTCAGCGACCCCGCCGTGGCCAAGCACGTCCTCCGCGGGTACGGCACGCGTTACGAGAAGGGGCTCGTCGCCGAGGTCTCCGAGTTCCTCTTTGGCTCTGGGTTCGCCATCGCCGAGGGAGCGCTCTGGACG GTGAGACGTAGAGCAGTTGTACCATCTCTACACAAAAGATTTCTCTCAGTAATGGTTGATAAAGTGTTCTGTAAATGTGCTGAGAGATTGGTGGAAAAGCTCGAGACTTATGCTTTGAGCGGTGAACCTGTTAATATGGAAGCGAGGTTTTCTCAAATGACGTTAGATGTGATTGGTTTATCCTTGTTCAACTACAACTTTGATTCCCTCACATCAGATAGTCCTGTTATTGATGCTGTTTACACTGCACTCAAAGAAGCAGAGGCTCGTTCTACAGATCTTTTACCATACTGGCAG ATCGATTTGCTGTGCAAGATTGTTCCTAGACAGATAAAAGCAGAAAAAGCAGTTAACACAATAAGGAGTACCGTTGAGGAGCTAATCATAAAATGCAAGGCCATCGTAGATGCTGAAAATGAACAGATTGAGGGTGAAGAATATGTAAATGAGGCAGATCCTAGCATCCTGCGGTTTTTACTTGCTAGCCGTGAAGAG GTCAGCAGTTTGCAGTTACGTGATGATCTATTGTCAATGTTAGTTGCTGGTCATGAAACGACAGGCTCTGTACTGACATGGACTATTTATCTTCTCAGTAAG GATCCAGTAGCACTAAGGAAAGCTCAAGAAGAGGTAGATCGTGTTCTACAAGGTAGACTCCCCAGATATGAAGATGTAAAAGAGCTGAAGTACTTGATGCGCTGTATCAATGAGTCCATGCGGCTATACCCACATCCTCCT GTGCTGATACGGCGTGCACTAGTTGATGATGTGCTTCCTGGAAACTACAAGGTTAAGACTGGTCAAGATATTATGATTTCTGTGTACAATATACACAGATCACCCGAG GTATGGGACAGAGCAGATGAATTCATTCCAGAGAGATTTGATTTGGAGGGTCCCATTCCAAATGAGTCAAACACCGATTTCAG GTTTATCCCTTTCAGTGGAGGCCCTCGAAAATGTGTTGGAGATCAGTTTGCTCTTTTAGAAGCAATTGTGGCACTTGCAATTGTCATACAAAAGATGGACATTCAGCTTGTGGCAGATCAAAAAATCAGCATGACCACTGGGGCCACTATCCATACAACCAAT GGATTGTATATGAATGTAAGTCTGCGTAAAGTTGAGCAAGAAGCTGACTTAGCACTGAG TCCATCGGGCTAG